Proteins encoded in a region of the Ornithodoros turicata isolate Travis chromosome 3, ASM3712646v1, whole genome shotgun sequence genome:
- the LOC135388434 gene encoding uncharacterized protein LOC135388434 isoform X2, with product MNIGRLMPQLIGCAQFELPQELKHKFRSLLCVDFGLHEDEQNMCFAFSVIAALHPATGYRRRRASSYRPYISEYVFPKTFPVAFPKEVEAFEKNNGISINVYAYEREDKSLYPIKVVDDEREKHVDLLLIDSHFLLITNFNGLFQPSGRFHCKRCMMGFSSDRILSDHLKMCLHQKVAKTIYPKKGETVAFAGEHLMSEVPFYCVYDFESVLSPCLEETNVYEDHCPSSFCLLVIRASDSHVLQKHLFRGPNCVTVFMELLRKLHDEILGWIHAFAPLEMTEENERQHTAATHCNICKESFAKRQKVRDHDHVSGEFRQTLCQTCNLKLRVPPKIPIIAHNANYDMSFLLSHLHLLKKSDINVIATSCQKFKAIDIGSYRFLDSLSFLNASLETLVKNLRDKGESNFQCLRQFFPNEEHFQLVVRKGVFCYNFVTSFEAYDEPSLPPRDKFFNILNGTEVSEQDYNHAQNVYEKFRLKSLGEYSDLYLLTDTLLLADVFQNFRKWTLDVHKIEPFHFVSLPGLSMSCALKMSQVELELINDPNAYLLIENGLRGGVTQCSLRKATANVPGTEQFDPEKEKKIINYIDVNGLYGAVMREPLPYGGFEWLTEEEIVNLDIAQIRDDSPVGYFLEVDLVYDRATHEHHRDLPVAPEKMSVRYELLSDYQKALMKKFNLPQKATEAKLLLTLFDKERYFLHYRNLQLYLQLGLRLTKVHRVLKFNQKPFLRSYVDFNHELRKRATNAFEKQQSKLMINSVYGRTCMQVRKFVNCRLTVTDEQVLKLLRKPNLKQFRPLSSHVILFQFSQSVLRMKQPLYLGFTILELSKLKMFDFYHNHLLRVAPDTRLLYMDTDSYIVMLSDDKVLHELADEHLDNSGYDPDHPLYSTKNRMVLGKFKNELPRDHILGFCCLKPKLYALDLCSKKQYNRAKGVKQCEAQKLHFSMYTNALEQGTMHKVKQNLIVHKDNVNKSVSVTKIALNPLDTKRFICDDGIDTLPFGYG from the coding sequence atgaacattggacgtttgatgcctcaactgattggatgtgcccagtttgagttaccgcaagaattgaagcataagtttcgttctctgttgtgtgtggactttggtttgcatgaagatgagcagaacatgtgttttgccttCTCTGTAATAGCTGCACTGCATCCTGCTACTGGTTATCGCAGGCGTAGGGCATCTTCGTACAGACCATATATTTCTGAGTATGTTTTTCCGAAAACATTCCcggtagctttcccaaaagaggttgaagcattcgaaaaaaataatggtatcagtatcaatgtgtacgcctacgaaagggaagacaaatctctgtaccccatcaaggttgtcgatgacgagcgtgagaaacatgtggatctgttgctaatcgactctcattttctgcttatcacaaattttaatggattatttcaacctagcggacggtttcattgcaagaggtgtatgatgggcttctcatcagacagaatcctcagtgatcatttaaagatgtgtttgcatcagaaggttgctaagacaatttaccctaagaagggagagacggtagcatttgccggggaacatctcatgtcggaagtccctttctactgtgtatatgattttgaaagtgttttgtcaccttgtttggaggaaacaaacgtgtatgaggatcactgtccttcctcattttgccttttggttatacgtgcatccgactcacacgtgttgcaaaagcatcttttccgtggtcctaattgtgtcacagtatttatggagctgctgcggaaattgcatgacgaaattttaggatggatacatgcttttgcacctctagaaatgactgaagagaatgagcgtcaacatacagcagccactcattgtaatatctgcaaagaatcctttgctaaaagacaaaaagttcgagaccatgaccatgtaagcggagaatttcgacaaacactatgtcagacgtgtaacctgaaactgagagtgccacccaagattccaatcattgcacataatgctaactatgacatgagttttctcctgtctcatttacatctgcttaagaagtcagacatcaacgtgattgccaccagctgtcaaaaatttaaagcaattgacatcggctcttatcgattcttggacagtttgagttttctgaacgcaagccttgaaacactggtgaaaaatctacgtgataaaggtgaatccaactttcaatgccttcgccagttttttccaaatgaggaacactttcagctggttgttcgtaagggggtcttctgttataactttgtcaccagttttgaagcctatgatgagccttcgctaccacctcgagataagttctttaacattttgaatggaaccgaagtaagtgaacaagactacaaccacgcgcagaatgtgtatgaaaaatttcggctcaagagtcttggagagtattcggacttataccttctgacagacacactgcttttagcagatgtgtttcagaactttcgaaagtggacactcgatgtgcacaagattgaaccgtttcattttgtatcccttccaggattaagcatgtcttgtgCACTAAAAATGAGTCAGGTAGAACTAGAACTAATTAACGACCCCAACGCGTACCTGCTCATCGAGAATGGCTTACGAGGAGGTGTCACACAGTGCTCCCTGAGAAAAGCAACTGCGAATGTGCCAGGAACAGAACAGTTTgatcccgaaaaagaaaaaaaaataattaactaCATTGATGTAAATGGCCTGTATGGAGCAGTCATGAGAGAACCATTGCCTTACGGAGGATTTGAGTGGCTCACTGAGGAGGAAATTGTTAACTTGGATATAGCTCAGATACGAGATGATAGCCCTGTGGGTTACTTTCTTGAGGTAGACCTAGTGTATGACCGAGCAACTCATGAACACCACAGAGATCTTCCCGTTGCCCCTGAAAAAATGTCCGTTCGTTATGAGCTATTGTCAGACTATCAGAAGGCGCTCATGAAGAAGTTCAATCTTCCACAGAAAGCTACCGAAGCAAAACTGTTGCTAACATTATTTGATAAAGAGAGGTACTTTCTCCACTATCGCAATTTGCAACTGTATCTGCAATTGGGGTTGCGTCTCActaaagttcacagggttctcaagttcaatcaaaagccctttctgcgatcctatgtcgacttcaatcacgaACTTCGGAAGCGAGCTACAAACGCATTTGAGAAACAGCAATCAAAGCTAATGATTAATAGTGTATATGGCAGGACATGTATGCAAGTCAGGAAATTCGTAAATTGTCGCCTCACAGTAACAGATGAGCAAGTGTTGAAGCTTCTACGTAAACCAAACTTGAAACAGTTCCGCCCTCTGAGCTCTCACGTCATCTTGTTCCAATTTAGTCAGTCTGTTCTTCGCATGAAGCAACCGCTGTACCTGGGCTTCACAATATTGGAATTGTctaagctgaagatgtttgatttttatcaTAACCATCTTCTCCGTGTAGCCCCTGATACACGACTGCTATACATGGACACTGATTCTTACATTGTGATGCTGAGTGACGATAAAGTACTCCACGAACTAGCTGACGAGCATCTAGACAACTCTGGATATGACCCTGATCACCCACTCTATTCGACAAAAAACAGGATGGTACTAGGAAagtttaaaaatgagcttcctcgtgatcacattcttggcttctgttgtctgaagccaaagctgtacgccctcgatctgtgcagcaaaaagcagtacaatcgCGCTAAGGGTGTTAAACAATGTGAAGCACAAAAACTCCACTTCTCTATGTATACGAATGCTCTCGAGCAGGGCACAATGCATAAAGTTaaacagaacctcattgtgcacaaggacaatgtcaacaaaagtgtgtcagtgacaaaaatagccctcaatccactggatacgaaacgcttcatttgtgatgatggaattgacacgctaccttttggctatggttga
- the LOC135388434 gene encoding uncharacterized protein LOC135388434 isoform X1, which produces MVTCHLCSQHERQYYATALGLQIHLANVHNLQAPCIPFCETLCTLRNYTNRFELHLHDRDVSGHDVTTFFHEYRQYIADVLRHFGFPLRYFVLLKVELGRHTPDDELQLEISFVPSKVVTVWSEADVEPSITQVTAEIAQNLENLEVEGSGFFLFRIHACIMNIGRLMPQLIGCAQFELPQELKHKFRSLLCVDFGLHEDEQNMCFAFSVIAALHPATGYRRRRASSYRPYISEYVFPKTFPVAFPKEVEAFEKNNGISINVYAYEREDKSLYPIKVVDDEREKHVDLLLIDSHFLLITNFNGLFQPSGRFHCKRCMMGFSSDRILSDHLKMCLHQKVAKTIYPKKGETVAFAGEHLMSEVPFYCVYDFESVLSPCLEETNVYEDHCPSSFCLLVIRASDSHVLQKHLFRGPNCVTVFMELLRKLHDEILGWIHAFAPLEMTEENERQHTAATHCNICKESFAKRQKVRDHDHVSGEFRQTLCQTCNLKLRVPPKIPIIAHNANYDMSFLLSHLHLLKKSDINVIATSCQKFKAIDIGSYRFLDSLSFLNASLETLVKNLRDKGESNFQCLRQFFPNEEHFQLVVRKGVFCYNFVTSFEAYDEPSLPPRDKFFNILNGTEVSEQDYNHAQNVYEKFRLKSLGEYSDLYLLTDTLLLADVFQNFRKWTLDVHKIEPFHFVSLPGLSMSCALKMSQVELELINDPNAYLLIENGLRGGVTQCSLRKATANVPGTEQFDPEKEKKIINYIDVNGLYGAVMREPLPYGGFEWLTEEEIVNLDIAQIRDDSPVGYFLEVDLVYDRATHEHHRDLPVAPEKMSVRYELLSDYQKALMKKFNLPQKATEAKLLLTLFDKERYFLHYRNLQLYLQLGLRLTKVHRVLKFNQKPFLRSYVDFNHELRKRATNAFEKQQSKLMINSVYGRTCMQVRKFVNCRLTVTDEQVLKLLRKPNLKQFRPLSSHVILFQFSQSVLRMKQPLYLGFTILELSKLKMFDFYHNHLLRVAPDTRLLYMDTDSYIVMLSDDKVLHELADEHLDNSGYDPDHPLYSTKNRMVLGKFKNELPRDHILGFCCLKPKLYALDLCSKKQYNRAKGVKQCEAQKLHFSMYTNALEQGTMHKVKQNLIVHKDNVNKSVSVTKIALNPLDTKRFICDDGIDTLPFGYG; this is translated from the coding sequence ATGGTGACGTGTCACTTATGCTCCCAGCACGAACGGCAGTATTATGCAACAGCATTAGGTCTTCAGATTCACTTGGCAAATGTTCACAATCTTCAAGCCCCCTGCATTCCTTTTTGTGAGACTTTGTGCACACTGCGAAACTATACTAATCGGTTCGAGCTACATTTACACGACAGGGACGTTAGCGGACATGATGTTACAACCTTTTTTCACGAGTACAGACAGTACATTGCTGATGTCTTACGACACTTTGGTTTCCCACTGCGCTATTTTGTATTGCTTAAAGTGGAACTTGGTCGTCACACGCCAGACGATGAGTTACAGCTCGAAATTAGTTTCGTGCCTTCCAAAGTAGTGACAGTATGGTCAGAGGCAGATGTAGAACCTTCTATCACTCAAGTGACTGCTGAAAtagcacaaaatttggaaaacctcgaagtagaaggttcaggtttttttctctttcgcattcatgcctgtatcatgaacattggacgtttgatgcctcaactgattggatgtgcccagtttgagttaccgcaagaattgaagcataagtttcgttctctgttgtgtgtggactttggtttgcatgaagatgagcagaacatgtgttttgccttCTCTGTAATAGCTGCACTGCATCCTGCTACTGGTTATCGCAGGCGTAGGGCATCTTCGTACAGACCATATATTTCTGAGTATGTTTTTCCGAAAACATTCCcggtagctttcccaaaagaggttgaagcattcgaaaaaaataatggtatcagtatcaatgtgtacgcctacgaaagggaagacaaatctctgtaccccatcaaggttgtcgatgacgagcgtgagaaacatgtggatctgttgctaatcgactctcattttctgcttatcacaaattttaatggattatttcaacctagcggacggtttcattgcaagaggtgtatgatgggcttctcatcagacagaatcctcagtgatcatttaaagatgtgtttgcatcagaaggttgctaagacaatttaccctaagaagggagagacggtagcatttgccggggaacatctcatgtcggaagtccctttctactgtgtatatgattttgaaagtgttttgtcaccttgtttggaggaaacaaacgtgtatgaggatcactgtccttcctcattttgccttttggttatacgtgcatccgactcacacgtgttgcaaaagcatcttttccgtggtcctaattgtgtcacagtatttatggagctgctgcggaaattgcatgacgaaattttaggatggatacatgcttttgcacctctagaaatgactgaagagaatgagcgtcaacatacagcagccactcattgtaatatctgcaaagaatcctttgctaaaagacaaaaagttcgagaccatgaccatgtaagcggagaatttcgacaaacactatgtcagacgtgtaacctgaaactgagagtgccacccaagattccaatcattgcacataatgctaactatgacatgagttttctcctgtctcatttacatctgcttaagaagtcagacatcaacgtgattgccaccagctgtcaaaaatttaaagcaattgacatcggctcttatcgattcttggacagtttgagttttctgaacgcaagccttgaaacactggtgaaaaatctacgtgataaaggtgaatccaactttcaatgccttcgccagttttttccaaatgaggaacactttcagctggttgttcgtaagggggtcttctgttataactttgtcaccagttttgaagcctatgatgagccttcgctaccacctcgagataagttctttaacattttgaatggaaccgaagtaagtgaacaagactacaaccacgcgcagaatgtgtatgaaaaatttcggctcaagagtcttggagagtattcggacttataccttctgacagacacactgcttttagcagatgtgtttcagaactttcgaaagtggacactcgatgtgcacaagattgaaccgtttcattttgtatcccttccaggattaagcatgtcttgtgCACTAAAAATGAGTCAGGTAGAACTAGAACTAATTAACGACCCCAACGCGTACCTGCTCATCGAGAATGGCTTACGAGGAGGTGTCACACAGTGCTCCCTGAGAAAAGCAACTGCGAATGTGCCAGGAACAGAACAGTTTgatcccgaaaaagaaaaaaaaataattaactaCATTGATGTAAATGGCCTGTATGGAGCAGTCATGAGAGAACCATTGCCTTACGGAGGATTTGAGTGGCTCACTGAGGAGGAAATTGTTAACTTGGATATAGCTCAGATACGAGATGATAGCCCTGTGGGTTACTTTCTTGAGGTAGACCTAGTGTATGACCGAGCAACTCATGAACACCACAGAGATCTTCCCGTTGCCCCTGAAAAAATGTCCGTTCGTTATGAGCTATTGTCAGACTATCAGAAGGCGCTCATGAAGAAGTTCAATCTTCCACAGAAAGCTACCGAAGCAAAACTGTTGCTAACATTATTTGATAAAGAGAGGTACTTTCTCCACTATCGCAATTTGCAACTGTATCTGCAATTGGGGTTGCGTCTCActaaagttcacagggttctcaagttcaatcaaaagccctttctgcgatcctatgtcgacttcaatcacgaACTTCGGAAGCGAGCTACAAACGCATTTGAGAAACAGCAATCAAAGCTAATGATTAATAGTGTATATGGCAGGACATGTATGCAAGTCAGGAAATTCGTAAATTGTCGCCTCACAGTAACAGATGAGCAAGTGTTGAAGCTTCTACGTAAACCAAACTTGAAACAGTTCCGCCCTCTGAGCTCTCACGTCATCTTGTTCCAATTTAGTCAGTCTGTTCTTCGCATGAAGCAACCGCTGTACCTGGGCTTCACAATATTGGAATTGTctaagctgaagatgtttgatttttatcaTAACCATCTTCTCCGTGTAGCCCCTGATACACGACTGCTATACATGGACACTGATTCTTACATTGTGATGCTGAGTGACGATAAAGTACTCCACGAACTAGCTGACGAGCATCTAGACAACTCTGGATATGACCCTGATCACCCACTCTATTCGACAAAAAACAGGATGGTACTAGGAAagtttaaaaatgagcttcctcgtgatcacattcttggcttctgttgtctgaagccaaagctgtacgccctcgatctgtgcagcaaaaagcagtacaatcgCGCTAAGGGTGTTAAACAATGTGAAGCACAAAAACTCCACTTCTCTATGTATACGAATGCTCTCGAGCAGGGCACAATGCATAAAGTTaaacagaacctcattgtgcacaaggacaatgtcaacaaaagtgtgtcagtgacaaaaatagccctcaatccactggatacgaaacgcttcatttgtgatgatggaattgacacgctaccttttggctatggttga